The Collimonas sp. PA-H2 genome contains a region encoding:
- a CDS encoding ESPR-type extended signal peptide-containing protein codes for MNKIYRTVYSQILGTWVAVSELVAAKGKRSGSSRSVGAPAAARGAIWAAFLEGGLPLKPAVVALVLALPLSGYASTIANTGGSGCGPTYTGPDGTVFTAPGLHLCTRPTVPAISRRWPVVALAAAVSLV; via the coding sequence ATGAATAAAATTTACCGCACCGTATATAGCCAAATCCTGGGTACCTGGGTTGCCGTCTCGGAACTGGTTGCCGCCAAGGGTAAGCGATCGGGATCGAGCCGCAGCGTCGGCGCACCTGCCGCGGCGCGGGGCGCTATATGGGCGGCTTTCCTGGAGGGCGGTTTGCCGCTGAAACCTGCGGTAGTAGCCTTGGTATTGGCGCTGCCGTTGTCCGGATATGCGTCCACCATCGCGAATACCGGGGGATCCGGTTGCGGTCCTACCTATACCGGGCCGGATGGCACGGTATTTACCGCACCGGGGCTGCATCTATGTACCAGACCGACGGTTCCGGCTATTTCTCGACGGTGGCCGGTTGTGGCGCTAGCGGCGGCGGTTTCACTGGTGTAA
- a CDS encoding DUF4019 domain-containing protein, whose protein sequence is MMRLKARLAKVEPIAIRLSRVVNFGKLCLLFTVGMLSSAGAMAQQAAAADSAIGVARHWLSLADANQTVQMWEQSSALMKAQSDQNTWVTYIGSMHDQFGPAPDSRFWQALEHQLDHPSLPPGEFASVTFVSGYAKARAWEKVALVWQNEHWVPVGYQYGPIETIGK, encoded by the coding sequence ATGATGCGCCTCAAGGCTCGGCTCGCCAAAGTTGAGCCGATCGCTATCAGACTTAGCCGCGTCGTTAATTTCGGCAAGCTGTGTTTGCTGTTCACTGTTGGCATGCTGTCCTCTGCCGGCGCGATGGCGCAGCAGGCCGCGGCAGCCGATTCGGCAATTGGCGTCGCCCGCCATTGGCTGAGCCTGGCCGATGCCAATCAGACGGTGCAGATGTGGGAGCAGAGCAGCGCGCTAATGAAAGCGCAATCGGATCAGAACACCTGGGTCACTTACATCGGCAGCATGCACGATCAGTTTGGTCCGGCGCCAGACTCGCGATTCTGGCAGGCGCTGGAACATCAGCTTGATCATCCCAGTTTGCCGCCCGGCGAATTTGCAAGCGTCACCTTTGTGTCCGGCTATGCCAAGGCGCGTGCCTGGGAGAAGGTTGCCCTGGTCTGGCAGAACGAACATTGGGTGCCGGTCGGATACCAGTACGGTCCCATAGAGACCATTGGCAAATGA
- a CDS encoding MetQ/NlpA family ABC transporter substrate-binding protein gives MNRRQLVQFFAGLGVIASLSAPVIASAQEKPIKIGATGGPHAQILEVVKKVAAKDGLAIQIVEFSDYVQPNAALAAGDLDANSYQHLPYLEAQIKDRGYKLVNVGYTITFPMGVYSKKVKSLKDLKNGARIGIPNDPTNGGRALLLLQAQGLLKLKADAGLKATPLDIADNPKKLKIVEIDAAQLPRSLDDLDAAAINGNYAESAGLDPTRDGIAIEAAKGPYANVIAVRLADKDKPWVAKLVKAYHSPEVKQYVMTQFKSSVIPAW, from the coding sequence ATGAACCGTCGTCAACTAGTGCAATTCTTTGCCGGCCTGGGCGTGATCGCCAGCCTGAGCGCTCCCGTCATCGCCTCCGCCCAGGAAAAGCCGATCAAGATCGGCGCTACCGGCGGCCCGCACGCGCAGATTCTCGAAGTCGTCAAGAAAGTGGCGGCCAAGGATGGCCTGGCTATCCAGATCGTTGAATTCAGCGATTACGTGCAGCCCAACGCGGCGCTGGCGGCCGGCGACCTGGATGCCAATAGCTACCAGCACCTGCCCTACCTGGAAGCGCAGATCAAGGACCGCGGCTACAAGCTGGTGAACGTCGGCTACACCATCACTTTCCCGATGGGCGTGTACTCGAAGAAAGTTAAATCGCTCAAGGACCTGAAGAACGGCGCCCGCATCGGCATCCCTAACGATCCGACCAACGGCGGCCGCGCCTTGTTGCTGCTGCAAGCGCAAGGCTTGCTGAAGCTAAAGGCCGATGCCGGCCTGAAGGCGACGCCGCTGGATATCGCCGACAATCCGAAGAAGCTGAAGATCGTCGAAATCGACGCAGCCCAGCTGCCACGCTCGCTGGATGACCTGGATGCAGCGGCAATCAACGGCAATTATGCGGAATCGGCCGGACTGGATCCGACCCGGGACGGCATCGCCATCGAAGCGGCAAAAGGTCCTTACGCCAACGTGATCGCCGTACGCCTTGCTGACAAGGACAAGCCTTGGGTAGCCAAGCTGGTGAAGGCCTATCACAGCCCTGAAGTAAAACAATACGTCATGACACAGTTCAAGAGCTCGGTAATCCCTGCCTGGTAA
- a CDS encoding methionine ABC transporter permease, whose amino-acid sequence MSSEMLDLFLSSFGETLMMVGISGILGALLGVPLGIALHLTGREGVLPQPIFNRIAGLIVNAVRSTPFIILLVAVIPFTRFFVGTSIGTAAAIMPLTIASAPFIARLVETALREVDRGLIEAAQAMGATTWQIVYKVLVPEAFAGIVAGLTITFVSLVGYSAMAGAIGGGGLGDLGIRYGYQRFLPEVMLLVVVILIVFVQLVQTLGDILVRRLSHR is encoded by the coding sequence ATGTCATCTGAAATGCTTGATCTGTTTTTATCGTCGTTCGGCGAGACCCTGATGATGGTCGGCATCTCCGGCATCCTCGGCGCCCTGCTTGGCGTGCCGCTGGGAATCGCCCTGCACTTGACTGGCCGCGAAGGCGTTCTGCCGCAGCCGATTTTCAACCGCATCGCCGGATTGATCGTCAATGCGGTGCGCTCGACGCCCTTCATCATCCTGCTGGTGGCGGTGATTCCCTTTACCCGCTTTTTCGTCGGCACCTCCATCGGCACCGCGGCCGCCATCATGCCATTGACGATTGCCTCGGCGCCGTTCATTGCACGGCTGGTGGAAACCGCGCTGCGCGAAGTCGACCGCGGCCTGATCGAAGCGGCGCAGGCCATGGGCGCCACCACCTGGCAAATCGTCTACAAGGTGCTGGTGCCGGAAGCCTTCGCCGGCATCGTCGCCGGCCTGACGATTACCTTCGTCAGCCTGGTCGGCTACTCGGCCATGGCCGGCGCCATAGGCGGCGGCGGCCTGGGCGACCTGGGGATACGCTATGGCTACCAGCGCTTCCTGCCGGAAGTGATGCTGCTGGTGGTGGTGATCCTGATCGTTTTCGTACAACTGGTGCAAACGCTGGGCGACATTCTAGTGCGCCGCCTCAGCCACCGCTAA
- a CDS encoding YadA-like family protein: MAGCGASGGGFTGVTLFGTGTQVTGNYGTALGFMSQAGNLATAVGVQANAAGQSSVAIGLLSQAAALNAVSIGSGGSATTPTKATATQAGAAGAVAIGGNATSGAQAMAADGLAIGGQSSVANGATAGVALGRGATASYANSVALGAGSTTGAAAPTGTGFLTGTAAPASEVSVGSAAALRRITNVADGSAQQDAVTVAQLSTGMSSTNSSITSLSTSTSTGLSTTNSSVTSLSTSTSTGLSTTNSSVTSLSTSTSTGLSTANSSITSLSTSTSTGLSTTNSSVTSLSTSTSTGLSTANSNVTSLSSGLSTTNSSVTSLSTSTSTGLSTTNSSVTSLSTSTSTGLSTANSNVTSLSSGLSTTNSSVTSLSTSTSTGLSTTNSSVTSLSTSTSTGLSTANSSVTSLSTSSSTGLSTTNSSVTSLSTSTSTGLSTTNSSVTSLSTSTSTGLSTANSSVTSLSTSTSTGLSTTNSTVASLSTGLSTSASSVTSLSTSVSTGLSTANSSVTSLSTSTSTGLSTTNSSVTSLSTSTSTGLSTTNSNVTSLSTSTSTGISTANSNVTSLSSGLSSTNSNVSSLSTSTSTGLSTANSSVSSLSTSTSTGLSTTNSSVSSLSTSASTGLSTTNSSVSSLSTSTSTGLSTANSSVSSLSTSASTGLSTANSSVTSLSTSTSTGLSTTNSSVSSLSTSLSTTNSSVTSLSTSTSTGLSTTNSSVTSLSTSTSTGLSTTNSSLTSLSTSTSTGLSTTNSSVTSLSASTSTGLSTANSSVASLSTSTSTGLSTANSNVTSLSTGLSTTNSSVTSLSTSTSTGLSTVSAGVASLSTSSSSLKASGVYNYFKADGLQNGLDDARITAGKNSVAIGANSFDDGRQSVVSVGDVGKERQVINVAAGTALTDAVNVSQLTSLSTSTSTGLSTVNSNVSSLSTGLSTTNSSVTSLSTSTSTGLSSTNSSITSLSTSTSTGLSTTNSSVSSLSTSTSTGLSTTNSSVTSLSTSTSTGLSTTNSSITSLSTSTSTGLSTTNSSITSLSTSTSTGLSTTNSSVTSLSTSTSTGLSTTNSSITSLSTSASTGLSTTNSNVASLSTSTSTGLSTTNSSVTSLSTSTSTGLSTTNSSVTSLSTSTSTGLSTTNSSVTSLSTSTSTGLSTTNSSVTSLSTSTSTGLSTTNSSVSSLSTSTSTGLSTANSSVTSLSTSTSTGLSTTNSSVDSLSTSTSTGLSTTNSSVTSLSTSTSTGLSTTNSSITSLSTSTSTGLSTTNSSVTSLSTSTSTGLSTTNSSVSSLSTSTSTGLSTANSSVTSLSTSTSTGLSTTNSSITSLSTSTSTGLSTTNSSITSLSTSTSTGLSTTNSSVTSLSTSTSTGLSTTNSSITSLSTSTSTGLSTTNSNVTSLSTSTSTGLSTTNSSVTSLSTSTSTGLSTTNSSVTSLSTSTSTGLSTTNSSVSSLSTSTSTGLSTTNSSVTSLSTSTSTGLSTTNSSVDSLSTSTSTGLSTTNSSVTSLSTSTSTGLSTTNSSVTSLSTSTSTGLSTTNSSVASLSTSTSTGLSTTNSSVTSLSTSTSTGLSTTNSSVTSLSTSTSTGLSTTNSSVTSLSTSTSTGLSTTNSSVTSLSTSTSTGLSTTNSSVSSLSTSTSTGLSTTNSSVTSLSTSTSTGLSTTNSSVSSLSTSTSTGLSTTNSSVTSLSTSTSTGLSTTNSSVTSLSTSTSTGLSTTNSSVTSLSTSTSTGLSTTNSSVTSLSTSTSTGLSTVNSSVDSLSTSTSTGLSTTNSSVTSLSTSTSTGLSTTNSSVASLSTSTSTGLSTTNSSVTSLSTSTSTGLSTTNSSVTSLSTSASTGLSTTNSNVSSLSASTSTGLSTVTSNVSSLSTSVSSLQKSGVSYYFKADGKLDGSDDASVSAGSNSVAIGANSTNGNRPNVVSVGSVGHERQIINVAAGVENTDAVNVSQLNSLSTSTSTGLGSLSTGLSSTNSSVNSLSTSTSTGLSTNTSSINSLSTGLSNNTSNVNSLSTGLSTTSSSVTSLSTSTSTGIASLSTGISSLSTGLSQVSSLSTGLSNITNGANSLSTTLTSLVDASKNATANGATLGGTTIGGSNGDGTVQTRGTSGTAINNVVAATCTSVNGVDATGSGLCAQATKDGATAIGSNAQATDTNTTAVGFRALASQAGSVAIGNNARATGDPTVAIGQNALASGNNSVAMGANSQAAAANSVALGAGSVADQANTVSLGSAGNERRLTNVAPGINPTDGVNVSQLNNVQNQLGNVQRIAYSGVAMSMAMSGAVMPNLEAGDKGVGVGLGTYQGYGALALQFKEISKTGKSAWGAGASTTGNATGFSVGYGFKWK; this comes from the coding sequence GTGGCCGGTTGTGGCGCTAGCGGCGGCGGTTTCACTGGTGTAACGTTGTTTGGCACCGGTACCCAGGTGACAGGAAATTACGGCACTGCATTAGGCTTCATGAGCCAGGCAGGGAATCTGGCGACAGCGGTGGGGGTGCAGGCAAATGCAGCTGGCCAGAGCAGTGTAGCTATTGGTTTATTGAGCCAGGCGGCTGCGCTGAATGCCGTTTCCATCGGTTCGGGCGGCAGCGCAACAACGCCGACCAAGGCCACTGCCACGCAAGCGGGAGCAGCCGGCGCGGTGGCGATCGGCGGCAACGCCACCAGCGGTGCGCAGGCGATGGCCGCTGACGGCCTGGCGATCGGCGGGCAGTCGTCGGTTGCGAATGGCGCAACTGCCGGCGTGGCGCTGGGACGCGGCGCTACGGCGTCGTATGCAAACAGCGTGGCGCTGGGCGCCGGTTCGACTACCGGCGCGGCAGCGCCTACCGGTACCGGTTTCCTGACAGGTACAGCGGCCCCGGCATCTGAAGTGTCGGTTGGTTCTGCCGCTGCGCTGCGCCGCATCACCAATGTGGCAGACGGCTCGGCGCAGCAGGATGCGGTAACCGTAGCGCAGCTGAGCACCGGCATGAGCAGTACTAACAGCAGCATTACTTCGCTGTCGACTTCGACTTCAACCGGCTTGAGCACGACCAACAGCAGCGTGACTTCGCTGTCGACTTCGACCTCGACCGGCTTGAGCACGACCAACAGCAGCGTGACTTCGTTGTCGACTTCGACCTCAACCGGCCTGAGCACAGCCAACAGCAGCATTACTTCGCTGTCGACTTCGACTTCAACCGGCCTGAGCACGACTAACAGCAGCGTGACTTCGTTGTCGACTTCCACATCGACTGGCCTGAGCACAGCCAACAGCAATGTGACATCGTTGTCGAGCGGCTTGAGCACTACTAACAGCAGCGTGACATCGCTATCGACTTCGACCTCGACCGGCTTGAGCACGACCAACAGCAGCGTGACTTCGCTGTCGACCTCGACGTCAACCGGCTTGAGCACCGCCAACAGCAATGTGACATCGTTGTCGAGCGGCTTGAGCACTACTAACAGCAGCGTGACATCGCTATCGACTTCGACCTCGACCGGCTTGAGCACGACCAACAGCAGCGTGACGTCGTTGTCGACATCGACATCGACTGGCCTGAGCACGGCTAACAGCAGCGTCACTTCGCTGTCGACTTCTTCCTCGACCGGCTTGAGCACCACTAACAGCAGCGTGACATCGCTGTCGACTTCGACCTCGACCGGCTTGAGCACCACCAACAGTAGCGTGACATCGCTGTCGACTTCGACGTCGACTGGTCTCAGCACGGCCAACAGCAGCGTGACTTCGCTGTCGACCTCGACTTCGACCGGCTTGAGCACTACCAACAGCACTGTGGCATCGCTATCGACCGGCCTCAGCACTAGCGCCAGCAGCGTAACTTCGCTGTCGACTTCGGTCTCGACCGGTTTGAGCACTGCCAACAGCAGCGTGACATCGCTGTCGACTTCGACCTCGACCGGCTTGAGCACGACTAACAGCAGCGTGACATCGCTATCGACCTCGACTTCGACCGGCTTGAGCACGACCAACAGCAACGTGACTTCACTGTCGACTTCGACTTCGACCGGCATCAGTACCGCCAATAGCAATGTGACCTCGTTGTCGAGCGGCCTGAGCAGCACCAACAGCAATGTGTCCTCGTTGTCGACTTCTACCTCGACTGGCTTAAGCACCGCCAACAGCAGCGTGAGCTCGCTGTCGACCTCGACGTCGACTGGCTTGAGCACCACCAACAGCAGCGTGAGTTCGCTGTCAACTTCGGCCTCGACCGGCCTGAGCACCACCAACAGCAGCGTGAGCTCGCTGTCGACCTCGACTTCAACCGGCCTGAGCACTGCCAACAGCAGCGTGAGTTCGCTGTCGACCTCGGCTTCGACCGGTCTGAGCACTGCCAACAGCAGCGTGACCTCGCTGTCGACCTCGACTTCAACCGGCCTGAGCACCACCAACAGCAGCGTGAGTTCGCTGTCGACGAGCCTGAGCACCACCAACAGCAGCGTGACATCGCTGTCGACCTCGACCTCGACGGGCCTGAGCACCACCAACAGCAGCGTGACTTCGCTGTCGACTTCGACATCGACCGGCCTGAGCACGACCAACAGCAGCCTCACTTCGCTATCGACTTCGACCTCGACCGGCCTGAGCACCACCAATAGCAGCGTGACATCACTGTCGGCCTCGACCTCGACCGGCTTGAGCACTGCCAACAGCAGCGTCGCCTCGCTGTCGACATCGACATCCACCGGCTTGAGCACGGCCAATAGCAATGTGACGTCCTTGTCGACCGGCTTGAGCACCACCAATAGCAGCGTGACATCACTGTCGACCTCGACCTCGACCGGCCTGAGCACGGTCAGCGCCGGCGTCGCTTCTTTGTCGACCAGCTCGTCAAGCCTGAAGGCTTCCGGTGTCTACAATTATTTCAAAGCCGATGGCTTGCAAAACGGCCTCGATGACGCCCGGATTACTGCCGGCAAGAATTCGGTAGCGATCGGTGCGAATTCGTTTGACGACGGCCGCCAGAGTGTAGTGTCCGTGGGCGATGTCGGTAAAGAGCGGCAAGTCATCAACGTGGCAGCGGGCACGGCGCTGACCGATGCTGTCAACGTCAGCCAGCTGACCTCTTTGTCGACTTCAACTTCGACCGGCCTGAGCACAGTCAACAGCAATGTGTCTTCGCTGTCGACCGGCCTGAGTACGACCAACAGTAGCGTGACTTCGCTGTCGACCTCGACCTCGACTGGCCTGAGCAGCACCAACAGCAGCATCACTTCGCTGTCGACCTCGACCTCGACCGGCCTGAGCACGACCAACAGCAGCGTGAGCTCGCTGTCGACTTCGACGTCTACTGGCTTGAGCACCACTAACAGCAGTGTGACCTCGTTGTCGACCTCGACTTCGACCGGCCTGAGCACCACCAACAGCAGCATCACTTCGCTGTCGACCTCGACTTCAACTGGCCTGAGCACGACCAATAGCAGCATCACTTCGCTGTCGACCTCGACTTCAACCGGTCTGAGTACCACCAACAGCAGCGTGACTTCGTTGTCGACTTCGACCTCGACTGGCCTGAGCACTACCAACAGCAGCATCACTTCGCTGTCGACTTCGGCCTCGACCGGTCTGAGCACGACCAACAGCAACGTGGCTTCGCTGTCGACTTCGACTTCAACCGGCCTGAGTACGACCAACAGCAGCGTGACTTCGCTGTCGACCTCAACCTCAACTGGCTTGAGTACAACCAACAGCAGTGTCACCTCGTTGTCGACTTCGACTTCAACAGGTCTGAGCACCACCAACAGCAGCGTGACTTCGTTGTCGACTTCGACCTCGACCGGCCTGAGCACCACCAACAGCAGCGTGACTTCGCTGTCGACATCAACGTCTACCGGCCTGAGTACGACCAATAGCAGCGTGTCATCGCTGTCGACTTCCACCTCGACCGGCCTGAGTACCGCCAACAGCAGCGTCACTTCGCTGTCGACTTCAACCTCGACTGGCTTGAGCACGACCAACAGTAGTGTGGATTCGCTGTCGACCTCGACTTCGACCGGCCTGAGCACGACCAACAGCAGCGTGACTTCGCTGTCGACCTCGACTTCCACCGGCCTGAGTACCACCAACAGCAGCATCACTTCGCTGTCGACATCAACGTCTACCGGCCTGAGCACCACCAATAGCAGCGTGACTTCGCTGTCGACCTCGACTTCAACCGGCCTGAGCACGACCAACAGCAGCGTGAGCTCGCTGTCGACTTCGACGTCTACTGGCTTGAGCACAGCTAACAGCAGCGTGACCTCGCTGTCGACCTCGACTTCGACCGGCCTGAGCACCACCAACAGCAGCATCACTTCACTGTCGACCTCGACTTCAACTGGCCTGAGCACGACCAATAGCAGCATCACTTCGCTGTCGACCTCGACTTCAACCGGTCTGAGCACGACCAATAGCAGCGTGACTTCGTTATCGACTTCGACCTCGACTGGCCTGAGCACTACCAACAGCAGCATCACTTCGCTGTCGACTTCGACCTCGACCGGTCTGAGCACGACCAACAGCAACGTGACCTCGCTGTCGACCTCGACTTCAACCGGCCTGAGTACGACCAACAGCAGCGTGACTTCGCTGTCGACCTCAACCTCAACTGGCTTGAGCACCACCAACAGCAGCGTGACTTCGCTGTCGACCTCAACGTCTACCGGCCTGAGTACGACCAATAGCAGCGTGTCATCGCTGTCGACTTCGACCTCGACCGGCCTGAGCACCACCAACAGTAGCGTCACTTCGCTGTCGACTTCAACTTCAACCGGTCTGAGCACGACCAATAGCAGTGTAGACTCGCTATCTACTTCGACTTCAACCGGTCTGAGCACCACCAACAGCAGCGTGACTTCGCTGTCGACCTCGACTTCAACCGGCCTGAGCACGACCAACAGCAGCGTGACTTCGTTGTCGACTTCGACCTCGACCGGTCTGAGCACGACTAACAGCAGCGTGGCTTCGCTGTCGACTTCGACTTCAACCGGCCTGAGCACGACTAACAGCAGCGTGACTTCGCTGTCGACCTCAACCTCAACTGGCTTGAGCACAACCAACAGCAGTGTCACCTCGTTGTCGACTTCGACTTCAACCGGTCTGAGCACCACCAACAGCAGCGTGACTTCGTTGTCGACTTCGACCTCGACCGGCCTGAGCACGACCAACAGCAGCGTGACCTCGTTGTCGACCTCGACCTCGACCGGCCTGAGCACGACCAACAGCAGCGTGTCTTCGTTGTCGACTTCGACCTCCACCGGTCTGAGCACGACCAACAGCAGCGTCACCTCGTTGTCGACCTCGACCTCGACCGGCCTGAGCACGACCAACAGCAGCGTGTCTTCGTTGTCGACTTCGACCTCCACCGGTCTGAGCACGACCAATAGCAGCGTCACCTCGCTGTCGACCTCGACTTCTACCGGCCTGAGCACGACCAATAGCAGCGTCACCTCGCTGTCGACCTCGACTTCTACTGGCCTGAGCACCACCAACAGCAGTGTCACCTCGCTGTCGACCTCGACTTCGACCGGCCTGAGCACCACCAACAGCAGTGTCACCTCGCTGTCGACCTCAACCTCGACCGGCCTGAGCACTGTCAACAGCAGCGTAGACTCGTTGTCGACTTCGACCTCGACCGGCCTGAGCACCACCAACAGCAGCGTGACTTCGTTGTCGACTTCGACCTCCACCGGTCTGAGCACCACCAACAGTAGCGTCGCCTCGCTGTCGACCTCGACCTCGACAGGGTTGAGCACCACCAACAGCAGCGTGACTTCGCTGTCGACCTCGACCTCGACAGGGTTGAGCACCACCAACAGCAGCGTCACCTCGCTGTCGACATCAGCCTCGACCGGCCTGAGCACCACCAACAGCAACGTCAGCTCGCTGTCGGCTTCGACCTCGACCGGCCTGAGCACCGTCACCAGCAATGTCAGCTCACTGTCGACTTCGGTCTCCAGCTTGCAGAAATCCGGCGTCAGCTACTACTTCAAGGCTGACGGCAAACTGGATGGCTCCGATGATGCTTCCGTCAGCGCCGGCTCGAATTCGGTGGCGATCGGTGCGAACTCGACCAACGGCAATCGCCCCAATGTGGTGTCGGTGGGCTCCGTCGGCCATGAACGCCAGATCATCAACGTTGCCGCCGGCGTGGAAAACACCGATGCGGTCAACGTCAGCCAGTTGAATTCGCTGTCAACCTCGACCTCGACCGGCCTGGGTTCGCTGTCGACCGGCCTGAGCTCGACCAACAGCAGCGTGAACTCGCTGTCGACCTCGACCTCGACCGGCTTGTCGACCAATACCAGCAGCATCAATTCCTTGTCCACTGGCCTGTCGAACAACACTTCGAACGTCAATTCCTTATCGACCGGCTTGTCGACGACCAGCAGCAGCGTGACTTCCTTGTCGACTTCCACCTCGACTGGAATCGCTTCCTTGTCGACCGGAATCTCATCCTTGTCGACCGGCCTGAGCCAGGTATCGTCGCTCTCAACCGGCTTGAGCAATATCACCAACGGCGCCAATTCGCTGTCGACCACGCTGACTTCGCTGGTGGATGCCTCGAAGAACGCGACTGCCAACGGCGCCACGCTGGGCGGCACTACCATCGGCGGTTCCAACGGCGATGGTACGGTACAGACGCGCGGCACCAGCGGTACAGCCATCAACAATGTGGTGGCGGCCACTTGCACCAGCGTCAATGGTGTCGACGCCACCGGTTCCGGCCTGTGCGCGCAAGCGACCAAGGACGGCGCAACGGCAATCGGCTCCAACGCGCAAGCGACCGATACCAACACCACTGCAGTGGGCTTCCGGGCCCTGGCTTCACAAGCCGGTTCGGTAGCGATCGGCAACAACGCAAGGGCCACAGGCGATCCGACCGTGGCGATTGGCCAGAATGCGCTGGCCTCCGGCAATAATTCGGTCGCCATGGGAGCGAATTCTCAGGCTGCGGCGGCTAATTCGGTGGCCTTGGGCGCCGGCTCGGTAGCAGACCAGGCGAATACTGTCTCGCTTGGTTCTGCAGGTAATGAACGTCGTCTCACCAACGTCGCGCCAGGTATCAATCCGACCGACGGCGTGAATGTTTCGCAGCTCAACAATGTGCAAAATCAGTTGGGCAATGTCCAGCGCATCGCTTACTCGGGGGTGGCGATGAGCATGGCCATGTCGGGCGCGGTGATGCCGAACCTGGAAGCGGGTGACAAAGGTGTGGGTGTTGGTCTTGGCACTTATCAAGGATATGGCGCGCTGGCCTTGCAGTTCAAGGAAATCAGCAAGACCGGCAAGAGTGCCTGGGGAGCGGGAGCAAGTACTACCGGTAATGCGACGGGCTTCAGTGTTGGTTACGGCTTCAAGTGGAAATAA
- a CDS encoding YadA family autotransporter adhesin: MVQTRGTSGTAINNVTAATCTSVRGVDATGSGLCAQATKDGATAIGSNAQATDTNTTAVGFRALASQAGSVAVGYNARAIGDPTVAIGNNALASGNDAVALGAETQALANNSVALGAYSVANQANTVSVGSAGNERRLTNVAPGINLTDGVNVSQLTNLQNQIGDVKRIAYSGIAMSMAATGAVMPTLYGGEKGVGIGVGAFQGYGALALQFKAVSKTGNSTWGVGFTSTGRDSGINVGFGYRWQ; the protein is encoded by the coding sequence ATGGTGCAGACGCGCGGCACCAGCGGTACGGCTATCAACAACGTGACGGCGGCGACCTGCACCAGCGTCCGCGGTGTCGACGCCACTGGTTCCGGCCTGTGCGCGCAAGCGACCAAAGACGGCGCAACGGCAATCGGTTCCAACGCCCAGGCGACCGATACCAACACCACCGCGGTAGGCTTCCGTGCCTTGGCATCGCAGGCCGGTTCGGTAGCCGTCGGCTACAACGCCCGGGCAATCGGCGATCCGACAGTGGCGATCGGGAATAATGCGTTGGCCTCTGGGAATGACGCGGTGGCGCTGGGAGCGGAAACGCAGGCGCTGGCCAATAACTCGGTCGCTCTGGGCGCTTATTCGGTTGCGAACCAAGCGAACACGGTTTCCGTGGGATCTGCCGGCAATGAACGCCGCCTGACCAATGTCGCGCCGGGTATCAACCTGACCGATGGCGTGAATGTCTCGCAGCTCACCAATTTGCAGAACCAGATCGGTGACGTCAAACGTATCGCCTACTCAGGTATCGCGATGAGCATGGCGGCAACCGGTGCGGTGATGCCGACGCTGTATGGGGGTGAAAAGGGAGTTGGCATCGGTGTCGGCGCCTTCCAGGGATATGGCGCGCTGGCCTTGCAATTCAAGGCGGTCAGCAAAACCGGCAACAGCACCTGGGGTGTGGGCTTCACCTCCACCGGCAGGGATAGCGGCATCAATGTCGGTTTCGGCTACCGCTGGCAGTAA